Part of the Scrofimicrobium sp. R131 genome is shown below.
CGCCCACCCTGGTGACCGATCAGTCCGGTGTTTTCACCGGCTGGGTGGCGCCCGGGCAGGGCCAGGTCAGTTCCTTGGCCGGGTCGTTCCCCCCGGATGCGACCCTGCGAGAAGCACTGGACGCGGTCCTGGCCAGTCCCCTCGGCAAAGCTGTCGCTTTGGACGAGGCGGGGCGACCCCGCGGGCTCCTGACCCTGGCTCATCTGTCCCAGCTGGGACTGGTTCCGTGATGTGGCAGTGGCTGGTCGACAACTCCGCCCGGGTGACCCAACTGGGCGCGCTGCACCTGCTGCTCGCGGTGTCCGCCACCGTGATCGGGCTGGTGGTGGCGATTGGGGCCGGTGCGCTGACCGCTCACCACCATCGGCTAGCCACCTTTGGGGTGGTGCTGTCCGGAATCATCTTCACAATTCCCTCCCTCACCCTGTTCATCTTCATCCCCCTGGTGTTGGGGACCAAGATTTTGAACCCAATCAACATTGTGATCGCCCTGTCCATCTACGCGTTCGCCCTGATTTACGGCGGCGTGGTGGAGGCCCTGCGCGGCGTCAACCCCGAGACCCGGCAGGCAGCTGAGGCGATGGGGATCGGGCCAGCGCGGCTGTTTTGGACGGTGGAGCTGCCGTTGGCGATTCCCGTGTTGGCCGCCACCACCCGGGTGGCTGCCGTCTCGTCGGTCTCCCTGGTGTCGGTCGGCGCCCTGATCGGGGTGGGGGGACTGGGAGATCTGTTCACCGAGGGATTCCAGCGGGCCTACCCGGTCCCAATCCTCTGGGGCATTATCCTCAGCATGGCTCTCGCCCTGGCGGTCGACCTGGCCATCGTCGGGATTGAACGACTCGCCACCCCCTGGCTGCGGGAGGCCCGATGATTTGGCAGCAGATCCTGGACTTCTTCGCCACCAGCTGGACCGGGCCGGCGGGCATTCCCGCCCGACTGGGCGAACACCTGGCCTACACCGCCATCGTGGTGGTCATCGCCCTGCTGATCGCCTTCCCGATTGGTGCTGCGATCGGACACACGCGGAAGGCCTCCTGGTTGATCATCAATCTGGCCAACGCGGCTCGATCCCTGCCCACACTGGGCCTGCTCACCCTGCTGGTCCTGCTGCTGGGGCTGGGGTTCACTCCGGCCGCGATCGGCCTGGTGATTTTGGCGGTTCCCCCAATCCTGACTGCAACCTACGCCGCGGTGAAAGGCGCGAATCCGGTGGTGGTGGACGCGGCCCGCGGGATGGGTATGAGTGAGTGGCAGATCCTGACCCGGGTGGAGATCCCCCTGGGCTTGCCGGTCATTTTGGGGGGCTTGCGTTCGGCGGTCCTGCAGGTGATCGCCACCGCTACCGTGGCCGCCTACATTGCCCTGGGAGGACTGGGACGCTTCATCCTGGACGGGCTGGCGGTTCGAGATTACGGGCAGATGGCTGGGGGAGCCATCCTGGTGGCCGGGTTGGCTTTGGTGGCCGATCTGGCCTTCGCCCTGCTGACAAGACTTATTCCCACGAGAGAGGAAAAACCATGAAGAAATCCTACGCCTGGGCGGCAGCCGCCACCCTGGGAGTCACGGTCCTGGCGGGTTGCGGATCACCCGAATCCCTGGATGGAACCGGCCAGTCCGGCCAGTCCAACCAGAGCGAAGGGGGCTCCGAATCACTGATCGTGGGCTCCTCCAACTTCTCAGAGAACGTCGTGCTGGCCAACATTTTTGCCGAGGTGCTGCGAGACGAGGGCTTCGACGTCACCGTCAAACCCAACATTGGCTCGCGCGAGGTCCTGATGCCCGCC
Proteins encoded:
- a CDS encoding ABC transporter permease produces the protein MIWQQILDFFATSWTGPAGIPARLGEHLAYTAIVVVIALLIAFPIGAAIGHTRKASWLIINLANAARSLPTLGLLTLLVLLLGLGFTPAAIGLVILAVPPILTATYAAVKGANPVVVDAARGMGMSEWQILTRVEIPLGLPVILGGLRSAVLQVIATATVAAYIALGGLGRFILDGLAVRDYGQMAGGAILVAGLALVADLAFALLTRLIPTREEKP
- a CDS encoding ABC transporter permease, producing MWQWLVDNSARVTQLGALHLLLAVSATVIGLVVAIGAGALTAHHHRLATFGVVLSGIIFTIPSLTLFIFIPLVLGTKILNPINIVIALSIYAFALIYGGVVEALRGVNPETRQAAEAMGIGPARLFWTVELPLAIPVLAATTRVAAVSSVSLVSVGALIGVGGLGDLFTEGFQRAYPVPILWGIILSMALALAVDLAIVGIERLATPWLREAR